In Daucus carota subsp. sativus chromosome 4, DH1 v3.0, whole genome shotgun sequence, one DNA window encodes the following:
- the LOC108218165 gene encoding AAA-ATPase At3g28580-like: MSTEMWTSFGSLLASLMFILAMINQHFSGNLLGYFLQRLIHKFLSYLNPYIEITFHEYSRDSFDRSSAYVSIERYLAVKSSATATRLKANSVRDSERLVLSMDDYEEIVDEYQGIKVWWTSGMTADKGRSISFYPRENEKRHFVLSFRKKHREVIVESYLKHVMDEGKAIAVRNRTRKLFTNNKEEGYAGSVWTHVAFVHPATFETLALEPGLKEEIVNDLLTFSQAKDFYGNVGRAWKRGYLLHGPPGTGKSTMVAAMANLLEYDVYDLELTSVENNTELRKLLINTTGKSIIVIEDIDCSLDLTGQRNEEKKEAESSNARDRFKKAEGKDKKTSKVTLSGLLNFIDGLWSACGSERIFVFTTNYIEKLDPALIRTGRMDKHILMSYCSFEVFKVLANKYLNIRFHELFVRIQELLGEVAVTPAQVVEYLIPKSPEDDGERCLYGLVCALENAKVALREHLAAQEAPQEHGGGLNFCLGPV, encoded by the coding sequence ATGAGTACCGAAATGTGGACAAGTTTTGGTTCTTTGCTTGCTAGCTTGATGTTTATACTTGCAATGATCAACCAACATTTTTCCGGGAACCTTCTCGGCTATTTTCTGCAGCGCCTCATCCACAAATTCTTGTCTTATTTGAACCCGTATATCGAGATCACCTTCCATGAGTATTCCCGGGACAGCTTCGATCGAAGCTCGGCCTACGTCTCGATTGAGCGTTATCTGGCTGTCAAGTCTTCGGCCACAGCCACGAGACTCAAGGCCAACTCGGTCCGGGACAGCGAACGCCTCGTGTTAAGCATGGACGACTACGAAGAGATCGTGGACGAATATCAAGGGATCAAAGTGTGGTGGACTTCGGGCATGACTGCGGACAAGGGACGATCCATTTCTTTTTATCCTCGCGAGAATGAGAAGCGTCATTTCGTCCTCAGTTTTCGCAAGAAGCACCGCGAAGTCATCGTGGAGTCTTACTTGAAGCATGTGATGGATGAGGGGAAGGCCATTGCTGTCAGGAACCGGACTCGAAAGCTGTTCACGAACAACAAGGAGGAGGGCTATGCGGGATCTGTGTGGACTCATGTCGCGTTTGTGCATCCAGCTACATTCGAGACGCTTGCATTGGAGCCGGGATTGAAGGAGGAGATCGTGAATGATCTGCTTACTTTCAGCCAGGCCAAAGATTTTTACGGAAATGTAGGCAGGGCTTGGAAGCGGGGATATCTTCTGCACGGACCTCCTGGAACTGGAAAATCAACCATGGTTGCTGCAATGGCTAATTTGCTGGAGTATGACGTGTATGATCTCGAATTGACATCAGTCGAGAACAACACGGAATTGAGAAAGTTACTAATAAATACAACCGGCAAATCCATAATTGTGATCGAGGACATTGACTGTTCTCTCGATCTCACAGGGCAGAGGAACGAGGAGAAGAAAGAGGCCGAGAGCAGCAATGCGAGGGACAGGTTCAAGAAGGCTGAAGGAAAGGATAAAAAGACGAGCAAAGTCACTTTATCCGGGCTCCTCAATTTCATTGATGGCCTTTGGTCAGCTTGTGGTAGTGAAAGGATCTTTGTTTTCACTACTAATTATATTGAGAAGCTGGATCCCGCGTTGATCCGAACAGGGCGAATGGACAAGCACATCCTGATGTCGTATTGTTCGTTCGAGGTATTCAAGGTGCTTGCTAATAAGTATCTGAATATCAGATTTCATGAACTGTTTGTGAGGATCCAAGAGCTGCTGGGAGAAGTTGCCGTGACCCCTGCTCAAGTTGTGGAGTATCTGATCCCCAAATCCCCCGAAGATGATGGTGAGC
- the LOC108219442 gene encoding alternative NAD(P)H-ubiquinone oxidoreductase C1, chloroplastic/mitochondrial isoform X1 yields the protein MAAYLAPFSVALPFSSFNGDRTPRIRLLRCFSTKFASSSLFLNSVGRKKSPFVSFNSMSNNGGNVDISQEQEAPRKFVWGDGKKPRVCILGGGFGGLYTSLRLESLEWPDDKKPQVLLIDQSERFVFKPMLYELLSGEVDSWEIAPRFSDLLAKTGVQFLQDRVKLLHPSDNLRMSGPTRSTYGGTVHLESGLTIEYDWLVLALGADSKRDVVPGAAEYAIPFSTLDDAWKVNDKLKILERKTFGTNTPVSVAVVGCGYSGVELAATISERLQNRGTVKAINVGNEIIPDAPPGNRQAAEKVLSSRKVQLLQGYFVSCIRQNNDIRSLGKQTDMEDIGNTSGAYDPDKLILELKPTEKGQQSQLLEADLVLWTVGSRSLLPQLEPCEPYELPLNGRGQVETEETLRVKGHPRIFAVGDSSATRDSKGKLLPPTAQVAFQQADFAGWNLWAAINERPLLPFRYQNLGEMMVLGRNDAALSPTFIEGLTFEGPVGHAARKLAYLYRLPTDEHRLKVGISWLTKSAVESVALLQDAVTKVLQGS from the exons ATGGCTGCATATTTAGCTCCATTCTCAGTTGCACTGCCATTTTCATCTTTCAATG GAGACAGAACTCCAAGGATTAGGCTGTTGCGCTGTTTCTCGACTAAATTTGCTTCCAGTTCTCTGTTTCTCAATAGCGTTGGAAGGAAGAAGTCACCTTTTGTTTCATTCAATTCAATGTCTAATAACGGAGGGAATGTAGATATCTCTCAAGAACAAGAAGCCCCTAGAAAATTTGTTTGGGGTGATGGCAag AAGCCAAGGGTGTGCATACTTGGTGGTGGATTTGGAGGTCTTTATACTTCTCTAAGATTAGAATCACTTGAATGGCCTGATGATAAAAAGCCCCAG GTGCTTCTGATTGACCAGTCTGAAAGATTTGTCTTTAAGCCAATGTTATATGAGCTTCTTAGTGGAG AAGTAGATTCATGGGAAATAGCTCCACGGTTTTCAGATTTGCTAGCAAAAACTGGTGTGCAATTTTTACAAGATAGAGTGAAACTtctacatccatctgataattTGAGAATGAGCGGGCCTACAAGATCTACTTATGGAGGAACTGTCCATCTTGAAAGTGGGCTCACTATTGAATATGACTG GTTGGTGCTGGCGCTGGGAGCTGATTCCAAGAGAGATGTTGTACCGGGTGCTGCAGAATATGCCATACCATTCTCAACCTTGGATGATGCTTGG AAGGTTAATGATAAGTTGAAAATATTGGAGCGAAAAACTTTCGGAACGAACACTCCTGTTAGTGTTGCTGTTGTAGGATGTGGTTACTCTGGGGTAGAGTTAGCAGCAACTATATCTGAACGATTGCAAAATAGGGGAACCGTAAAAGCCATTAATGTTGGAAACGAAATCATACCAGATGCTCCGCCTGGCAACAGGCAAGCTGCAGAGAAA GTTCTCTCATCTAGGAAAGTTCAACTTCTACAAGGTTACTTTGTGAGCTGTATAAGACAGAATAATGACATCAGAAGTTTAGGGAAGCAGACAGATATGGAAGATATTGGGAACACATCAGGAGCTTATGACCCTGATAAGCTAATTCTTGAATTGAAGCCTACTGAAAAGGGCCAACAAAGTCAACTGTTGGAGGCAGATTTAGTTCTATGGACTGTTGGGTCTAGATCACTACTTCCTCAATTGGAGCCTTGTGAACCCTATGAACTTCCACTTAATGGTAGGGGACAAGTAGAAACTGAGGAAACTCTTCGTGTTAAGGGCCACCCACGCATTTTCGCAGTTGGAGACTCTTCTGCAACAAGAGACTCGAAAGGAAAATTGCTTCCGCCCACTGCACAG GTTGCTTTTCAGCAAGCAGATTTTGCGGGATGGAATCTGTGGGCTGCAATTAATGAGCGACCTCTATTACCATTCAG GTATCAGAATTTAGGCGAAATGATGGTTTTAGGGAGGAATGATGCTGCTCTCTCGCCAACTTTCATCGAGGGGCTAACTTTTGAAGGTCCTGTAGGTCATGCTG CAAGGAAGCTAGCATATCTGTACAGATTACCGACTGATGAGCATCGGCTTAAGGTTGGAATCAGCTGGCTCACGAAGTCTGCAGTGGAGTCGGTCGCTTTGCTGCAAGATGCAGTTACCAAAGTCTTGCAAGGCTCTTAG
- the LOC108219442 gene encoding alternative NAD(P)H-ubiquinone oxidoreductase C1, chloroplastic/mitochondrial isoform X2, whose product MAAYLAPFSVALPFSSFNGDRTPRIRLLRCFSTKFASSSLFLNSVGRKKSPFVSFNSMSNNGGNVDISQEQEAPRKFVWGDGKKPRVCILGGGFGGLYTSLRLESLEWPDDKKPQVLLIDQSERFVFKPMLYELLSGEVDSWEIAPRFSDLLAKTGVQFLQDRVKLLHPSDNLRMSGPTRSTYGGTVHLESGLTIEYDWLVLALGADSKRDVVPGAAEYAIPFSTLDDAWKVNDKLKILERKTFGTNTPVSVAVVGCGYSGVELAATISERLQNRGTVKAINVGNEIIPDAPPGNRQAAEKVLSSRKVQLPLNGRGQVETEETLRVKGHPRIFAVGDSSATRDSKGKLLPPTAQVAFQQADFAGWNLWAAINERPLLPFRYQNLGEMMVLGRNDAALSPTFIEGLTFEGPVGHAARKLAYLYRLPTDEHRLKVGISWLTKSAVESVALLQDAVTKVLQGS is encoded by the exons ATGGCTGCATATTTAGCTCCATTCTCAGTTGCACTGCCATTTTCATCTTTCAATG GAGACAGAACTCCAAGGATTAGGCTGTTGCGCTGTTTCTCGACTAAATTTGCTTCCAGTTCTCTGTTTCTCAATAGCGTTGGAAGGAAGAAGTCACCTTTTGTTTCATTCAATTCAATGTCTAATAACGGAGGGAATGTAGATATCTCTCAAGAACAAGAAGCCCCTAGAAAATTTGTTTGGGGTGATGGCAag AAGCCAAGGGTGTGCATACTTGGTGGTGGATTTGGAGGTCTTTATACTTCTCTAAGATTAGAATCACTTGAATGGCCTGATGATAAAAAGCCCCAG GTGCTTCTGATTGACCAGTCTGAAAGATTTGTCTTTAAGCCAATGTTATATGAGCTTCTTAGTGGAG AAGTAGATTCATGGGAAATAGCTCCACGGTTTTCAGATTTGCTAGCAAAAACTGGTGTGCAATTTTTACAAGATAGAGTGAAACTtctacatccatctgataattTGAGAATGAGCGGGCCTACAAGATCTACTTATGGAGGAACTGTCCATCTTGAAAGTGGGCTCACTATTGAATATGACTG GTTGGTGCTGGCGCTGGGAGCTGATTCCAAGAGAGATGTTGTACCGGGTGCTGCAGAATATGCCATACCATTCTCAACCTTGGATGATGCTTGG AAGGTTAATGATAAGTTGAAAATATTGGAGCGAAAAACTTTCGGAACGAACACTCCTGTTAGTGTTGCTGTTGTAGGATGTGGTTACTCTGGGGTAGAGTTAGCAGCAACTATATCTGAACGATTGCAAAATAGGGGAACCGTAAAAGCCATTAATGTTGGAAACGAAATCATACCAGATGCTCCGCCTGGCAACAGGCAAGCTGCAGAGAAA GTTCTCTCATCTAGGAAAGTTCAACTTC CACTTAATGGTAGGGGACAAGTAGAAACTGAGGAAACTCTTCGTGTTAAGGGCCACCCACGCATTTTCGCAGTTGGAGACTCTTCTGCAACAAGAGACTCGAAAGGAAAATTGCTTCCGCCCACTGCACAG GTTGCTTTTCAGCAAGCAGATTTTGCGGGATGGAATCTGTGGGCTGCAATTAATGAGCGACCTCTATTACCATTCAG GTATCAGAATTTAGGCGAAATGATGGTTTTAGGGAGGAATGATGCTGCTCTCTCGCCAACTTTCATCGAGGGGCTAACTTTTGAAGGTCCTGTAGGTCATGCTG CAAGGAAGCTAGCATATCTGTACAGATTACCGACTGATGAGCATCGGCTTAAGGTTGGAATCAGCTGGCTCACGAAGTCTGCAGTGGAGTCGGTCGCTTTGCTGCAAGATGCAGTTACCAAAGTCTTGCAAGGCTCTTAG
- the LOC108217862 gene encoding uncharacterized protein LOC108217862 has product MLPLKLVRSLISGTTITNPLLQTPSHHSHETTPEKPTTRTPLLIFIPTQELVTDTYKLATLARLIGLDFCPSPSLSHLIFSPPSSNNSSLTSVVSSFSSTSLGLPNGAVSIPFPDVVAASVGHLRCFVGISRGFFKLVFLKSDLGDVHLIGRIEGKSSNWDCCSFSLVLRMSNCRIVSMDCFCRALAGKGWTFFKTKYGSCVDSGERPVWGTNAVYLFRKTEAARVLCRQGSGGGGGECRMREMRLPPLDFRNAPLRILQYILLMTDDMFYLA; this is encoded by the coding sequence ATGCTACCTTTGAAGCTGGTTCGCTCTCTGATTTCAGGCACCACCATCACCAACCCTCTCCTCCAAACCCCATCTCACCATTCCCACGAAACCACCCCTGAAAAGCCCACCACAAGAACCCCATTACTCATCTTCATCCCCACCCAAGAGCTCGTCACAGACACATACAAGCTAGCCACTCTAGCTAGACTCATTGGCCTTGACTTTTGCCCCAGCCCCTCTCTTTCTCACCTCATTTTCTCACCCCCTTCATCAAATAATTCATCTCTCACTAGTGTTgtttcatcattttcatccaCCTCTTTGGGCCTTCCAAACGGTGCCGTTTCGATTCCTTTTCCTGACGTTGTGGCAGCTTCAGTGGGTCATTTGCGGTGCTTTGTGGGGATTTCTAGGGGGTTTTTTAAGTTGGTGTTCTTGAAATCTGATTTGGGTGATGTTCATTTGATTGGGAGGATTGAGGGGAAGAGTAGTAATTGGGATTGTTGTTCGTTTTCTTTGGTGTTGAGGATGTCGAATTGTCGGATCGTGTCGATGGATTGTTTTTGTAGGGCTTTGGCTGGGAAAGGTTGGACCTTTTTCAAGACGAAGTATGGTTCTTGTGTTGATTCGGGGGAGAGGCCGGTTTGGGGGACCAATGCGGTTTATTTGTTTAGGAAAACGGAGGCTGCCCGGGTTTTGTGTAGGCAGGGTAGTGGTGGCGGTGGAGGTGAATGTAGGATGAGGGAGATGAGGTTGCCCCCATTGGACTTTAGGAACGCGCCTTTGAGGATTTTGCAGTATATACTTCTTATGACTGATGATATGTTTTACCTCGCCTAG